The genomic interval CCGGCTCCGGTCAAATGGAAGTAACAAAAGAACAAGTCATGAAAGAATATGGATTAGATGATTGGACGTTACAAGCAAGTTCCTCCGCAGCCATGGCCACACAACTGGGTGAAGCTATCAAGAATGAGGAACCAATTGTTGTTACGCTCTGGTCACCGCATTGGTCTTTTTCAAAATGGGACTTGAAATACTTGGACGATCCGAAAAATGCATACGGCGATTCAGACGATATTAATACAGTCGTACGTCAAGGATTAAAAGAAGATGCACCAAGAGCCTATGAAATTCTCGATCAATTCGGATTAACCAAAGACCAACTAGCAAGCGTCATGGTTAAAATCAATAATGGCATGGACCCAGCAAAAGCCGCGCAAGAATGGGTAGATAATAACGAGGACATTGTTAACGAATGGTTTAAAAATGTAAAATAACCCTTTGGTAAAATTCGCCATAGGAGGCTTTAAGGCTTTCTATGGCGAATTTCTTTTTACGAATATTTAATGGTGGATTTTCGGCGGCTGCCGAAAATCATCTTTTTGGATATGGGTGTGCTGCTCGAGTTGGGGTGTGTGTCGCTCGAGTGGCGCGGACTGTCGCCCGAGTTGATGGTCGTATCGATCGATTTCCGCTCCACCTCGATCGAGTTCAGCCTCCTGTCGCTCGGGATGCGCGGTTGATAAATGGTAGATTTTCGGCGGTGGCGGAAAAACATCTT from Lentibacillus cibarius carries:
- a CDS encoding glycine betaine ABC transporter substrate-binding protein, whose protein sequence is MYTGIADKSADSSVCIWLPNTDKEYWKKYKEDIEMLGPNVEGTPLGLVVPKYMEDVNSIKDLANNTNSVGDKTEWTITGIEPGSGQMEVTKEQVMKEYGLDDWTLQASSSAAMATQLGEAIKNEEPIVVTLWSPHWSFSKWDLKYLDDPKNAYGDSDDINTVVRQGLKEDAPRAYEILDQFGLTKDQLASVMVKINNGMDPAKAAQEWVDNNEDIVNEWFKNVK